The Vibrio mangrovi genome includes a region encoding these proteins:
- a CDS encoding transglutaminase-like cysteine peptidase: MKRWLTVILMLLLASSLQALNTTEQKWVEAVTKVYGERAGRRVQAWREALAEYKHLSTLEKLEKVNAFFNQLYFVDDINLWGKKDYWATPLEFLGANAGDCEDFTIAKYFSLREIGIPDRKLRLVYVKSITLNQFHMVLAYYNTPNAEPLILDNLIPQIKPAGTRTDLLPIYSFNGRNLWLMKSKNGQLAGESSRLSLWNDLRDRERALILNKPIVSYDG; encoded by the coding sequence ATGAAACGCTGGCTGACAGTAATCCTGATGCTATTGCTGGCGTCATCGTTACAGGCACTGAATACCACGGAACAAAAGTGGGTTGAGGCTGTAACCAAAGTGTACGGAGAGCGGGCCGGACGCCGGGTTCAGGCCTGGCGGGAAGCTTTAGCTGAATATAAACACCTTTCAACACTGGAAAAACTGGAAAAGGTCAATGCTTTTTTCAATCAGCTTTATTTCGTCGATGACATCAACCTATGGGGAAAGAAAGACTACTGGGCAACGCCACTGGAGTTTCTGGGCGCAAATGCCGGTGACTGTGAAGATTTCACCATTGCGAAATATTTCTCTCTCAGAGAGATTGGAATACCGGACCGGAAGCTAAGACTAGTCTATGTAAAATCAATCACATTGAACCAGTTCCACATGGTGCTGGCTTATTACAATACACCAAATGCAGAGCCTCTCATCCTCGATAACCTGATACCTCAGATCAAGCCGGCAGGGACCAGAACAGACTTATTACCAATTTACAGTTTTAACGGTCGGAATCTATGGCTGATGAAATCGAAAAACGGTCAGTTGGCGGGAGAATCGTCTCGTCTGAGTTTGTGGAATGACTTAAGGGATCGCGAACGGGCGCTCATTTTGAATAAACCGATAGTTAGTTACGATGGGTAG
- a CDS encoding SUMF1/EgtB/PvdO family nonheme iron enzyme, with translation MRQGTTALLSTLLLGLVSFGIFAEDAVSPEKAAPLVNQIDDALFSKNTELEDARKVLQEQQQTVANQKAELNRLRQRDEKLSASLNQAKSDLEKAYQKMISDPKLDITTYQSTYQNAWSEYKQNQKSQFELNNKLEEQEGLLKDQETTVSLLQKNISNLQQNKLKARATRLREEISREGTEKVSFTNRCNPSMTIADCEQQTIKLALQKAVKQFQTSLLNNVTESALAGKNVSKASLNVHVLQHQVLQSGFSDASRYRTIVEARLEARPVSATACQLLNIDSQYCIIDDQQNIQREVAWFNLKLHSNLYDDQVIVDDVRYGHTPLTLTLPEGEHQIRVEKTGYLPYKTTLNLKSDSQLRAVLQEEHNQLKTGFSFADSLSQDLSGPGLVAITPGKFFIGEHASTQVFLDHAFAISSTPVTVELFRTFVTQTGYRSDAELTKTCVAMINNQMTPQSGHYWRNPGFKQSSQSPVVCVSQNDAKAFTGWLSTQTGFKYRLPTEDEWEIAARAGTHTDYWWGDDFATGLANTGWGGSYWSNKSTSPVKSFPTNPLGLYDVIGNVWEWTSAPQGLLKGGAWSFSPRNAVVYSQLFAEPSTAANYIGFRVVREIKE, from the coding sequence ATGCGACAAGGAACTACTGCTCTATTATCGACTCTTCTGCTTGGCCTCGTATCATTCGGCATCTTCGCCGAGGATGCAGTGTCGCCAGAAAAAGCAGCACCTTTGGTAAATCAGATTGACGATGCTCTTTTCAGTAAAAATACCGAGCTGGAAGATGCCCGGAAAGTGTTGCAAGAACAGCAACAGACTGTCGCAAATCAAAAAGCCGAGTTGAACAGACTTCGTCAACGGGATGAGAAACTCTCTGCCAGCCTGAATCAGGCGAAATCCGATCTGGAAAAGGCCTACCAGAAGATGATCTCAGATCCGAAGCTGGATATAACAACCTATCAGTCAACCTACCAGAATGCATGGTCTGAATATAAACAGAACCAGAAAAGCCAGTTTGAGTTAAATAACAAACTGGAGGAACAGGAAGGGTTACTCAAAGATCAGGAAACGACCGTTTCTCTGCTACAAAAAAACATCTCCAACCTTCAACAAAATAAGTTAAAAGCCCGGGCGACACGTCTGAGAGAAGAAATATCACGGGAAGGTACTGAAAAAGTCAGTTTTACCAACCGGTGTAATCCATCGATGACAATTGCAGACTGTGAACAGCAAACGATCAAGCTGGCCTTGCAAAAAGCGGTTAAACAATTTCAGACATCGCTGCTTAATAACGTCACCGAATCTGCACTTGCTGGCAAAAATGTGTCTAAAGCCTCTCTGAATGTTCATGTACTTCAGCATCAGGTTCTTCAATCCGGTTTTTCTGATGCCAGCCGTTACCGGACGATTGTTGAAGCAAGACTGGAAGCAAGGCCGGTCAGCGCAACAGCCTGTCAGCTTCTAAACATTGACTCCCAGTATTGTATTATTGATGATCAACAGAACATTCAACGGGAAGTGGCCTGGTTTAACCTGAAACTTCACTCTAACCTCTATGATGATCAGGTCATTGTTGATGATGTCCGCTACGGTCATACGCCGTTAACTCTGACTTTACCTGAAGGTGAACATCAGATACGCGTAGAAAAAACTGGATATCTCCCTTATAAAACGACGCTAAACCTGAAATCAGACAGCCAGTTACGGGCGGTTTTGCAAGAAGAGCACAATCAACTAAAAACCGGATTTTCATTTGCTGATTCACTATCACAAGATCTCTCCGGTCCTGGGTTAGTCGCTATAACTCCGGGAAAATTCTTTATTGGAGAACATGCTTCCACTCAGGTTTTCCTTGATCATGCTTTCGCAATTTCATCTACACCAGTAACTGTTGAGTTGTTCCGAACATTTGTCACCCAGACCGGCTATCGCTCAGATGCTGAATTAACCAAGACTTGTGTGGCAATGATTAATAACCAAATGACACCACAGTCTGGCCACTATTGGCGTAATCCCGGATTTAAGCAATCATCGCAATCTCCGGTTGTTTGTGTCAGTCAGAACGATGCAAAAGCATTTACCGGCTGGTTATCCACACAGACCGGATTTAAATATCGCCTGCCAACAGAAGATGAATGGGAAATCGCAGCCCGGGCCGGAACCCACACGGATTACTGGTGGGGAGACGACTTTGCAACCGGCTTAGCCAACACAGGCTGGGGCGGTTCTTATTGGTCAAATAAGAGCACTTCCCCTGTGAAATCATTTCCGACCAATCCTCTGGGATTATATGATGTTATCGGCAATGTCTGGGAATGGACCAGTGCACCACAAGGCCTGTTGAAAGGCGGCGCCTGGAGTTTCTCTCCCCGCAACGCGGTTGTCTATAGTCAACTCTTTGCTGAACCATCCACTGCGGCTAACTATATCGGCTTCAGGGTCGTCAGAGAAATCAAAGAGTAA
- a CDS encoding HlyD family type I secretion periplasmic adaptor subunit, whose protein sequence is MRKDSYSELSSEELEYVDDKTAALLLNTPHSARIMLWVMAVFFIIATIWASFAEIDKVTVGSGKVIPSSQIQVVQNLEGGLVKQILVKEGQHVEKGQQLLLLDDTRFLSDYREREQEVANLTANVVQLSASIESVQINETFDDSNWQKSVVITYNHLKFPPSLTEKKSDLIERQKAQYIQSLDNLRNQLSVIDQQIKQKNQDLVELQARVANLKQSYEYVQKELQMTEPLAKEGVVPEIEILKLRRQVNDTRRDMTSGQLKIPLAKAAVREAMYSRIDAAQTFRSEQQDKLNQAQDKLSALTESAVGLEDRVNRTIVVSPVTGTVKTLNVNTVGGVIQPGMDIVEIVPSEDTLLVEAKIAPQDIAFLRPNLHAIVKFTAYNFSKYGGLEGTLEHISADTTQDEEGNSFYIVRVRTFATTLNHDGELPIIPGMTASVDIITGKRTVMEYLLQPILGAQENALKE, encoded by the coding sequence ATGCGTAAAGACAGCTACAGTGAGCTTTCATCCGAAGAGCTGGAATATGTTGACGATAAAACCGCAGCACTTCTGCTCAATACCCCGCATAGCGCCCGGATTATGCTATGGGTTATGGCTGTCTTTTTCATTATCGCAACCATCTGGGCCTCTTTTGCCGAGATCGATAAAGTCACAGTCGGTAGCGGAAAAGTCATTCCTTCCTCCCAGATACAGGTTGTGCAGAACTTAGAAGGTGGTCTGGTTAAACAGATTCTGGTCAAAGAAGGACAACACGTTGAAAAAGGTCAGCAACTTTTACTGCTTGACGATACCCGTTTTTTATCCGATTACCGGGAACGGGAACAAGAAGTTGCCAACCTGACAGCGAACGTCGTCCAGTTATCGGCATCAATTGAGAGTGTTCAGATCAACGAGACCTTCGATGATTCCAACTGGCAAAAGAGTGTTGTGATCACTTATAACCACCTGAAGTTTCCGCCCTCTCTGACAGAGAAAAAATCTGACTTAATCGAAAGGCAAAAAGCACAATATATTCAGTCTTTGGATAATCTGCGAAACCAGCTCTCGGTCATCGATCAGCAGATCAAACAAAAGAATCAGGATTTGGTTGAACTACAGGCCAGAGTCGCTAACCTGAAGCAAAGCTACGAATATGTTCAGAAAGAGTTACAGATGACGGAGCCACTGGCAAAAGAAGGTGTCGTTCCGGAGATTGAAATCTTAAAACTACGGCGGCAAGTCAATGATACGCGCAGGGACATGACTTCCGGCCAACTGAAAATCCCATTGGCAAAAGCCGCTGTCAGAGAAGCAATGTACAGTCGTATCGATGCTGCACAAACTTTTCGCTCGGAACAACAGGACAAGCTGAATCAGGCTCAGGACAAACTATCCGCGCTGACGGAATCAGCCGTAGGCCTGGAAGACAGAGTGAACCGCACGATTGTCGTTTCTCCGGTCACAGGTACGGTAAAAACACTCAACGTCAATACGGTTGGCGGAGTAATCCAGCCGGGCATGGATATTGTTGAAATTGTCCCGTCAGAAGACACTTTACTGGTCGAGGCTAAAATTGCACCTCAGGACATTGCTTTCCTCCGTCCGAACTTACATGCGATCGTTAAATTTACAGCTTATAACTTTAGCAAATATGGTGGGCTGGAAGGTACACTCGAACACATCAGTGCCGATACGACTCAGGATGAAGAAGGAAACAGTTTTTATATTGTCCGGGTCAGGACTTTTGCTACAACACTAAATCATGATGGTGAACTGCCCATCATCCCGGGAATGACCGCATCTGTAGACATCATCACCGGAAAAAGAACCGTGATGGAATACCTCTTACAACCTATACTCGGTGCACAGGAAAACGCACTCAAGGAATAA
- the pdxH gene encoding pyridoxamine 5'-phosphate oxidase, whose protein sequence is MKLSDIRREYIQGGLRRKDLMPNPFIQFEHWLQQAIDANISDPTAMTVATVDSDGQPFQRIVLLKGSGEDGFLFYTNLGSRKAQHIEHNNRVSLHFPWHMLERQVHITGRAQKLSAIENFKYFSSRPKESQLAAIASHQSSRISARGVLEGKFLELKQKFAKGEIPVPSFWGGYRVIPDSFEFWQGGEHRLHDRFLYTQSGGHWEIDRLAP, encoded by the coding sequence ATGAAACTCTCAGATATTCGTCGGGAATATATTCAGGGTGGCTTAAGAAGAAAGGATTTAATGCCAAATCCCTTTATTCAGTTTGAGCATTGGTTACAACAGGCAATTGATGCCAATATTTCTGATCCGACAGCAATGACTGTTGCGACAGTGGATTCCGATGGGCAGCCTTTTCAGAGAATCGTGTTGTTAAAGGGGTCAGGAGAAGACGGATTTCTTTTCTACACCAATTTGGGTAGCCGTAAAGCACAGCATATTGAGCATAATAACCGGGTCAGTCTTCATTTCCCGTGGCATATGCTGGAGCGTCAGGTGCATATTACCGGCCGGGCTCAGAAGCTTTCAGCCATAGAAAATTTCAAATATTTTTCCTCTCGGCCCAAAGAGAGTCAGCTTGCAGCGATTGCCAGTCATCAGAGTAGTCGGATTTCTGCCCGGGGTGTACTGGAAGGTAAGTTTCTGGAGTTAAAACAGAAATTTGCAAAAGGTGAAATCCCTGTTCCCAGTTTTTGGGGCGGATACCGGGTTATTCCTGATAGTTTTGAGTTTTGGCAGGGTGGGGAACATCGTTTGCACGATCGGTTTCTTTATACCCAAAGTGGCGGGCATTGGGAGATTGATCGTCTGGCACCCTGA